Part of the Bacteroidales bacterium genome is shown below.
CCAACAGTTGTGCGTTCGCTCCTTCTGTAGAAAGGTGCAATAAGCCAGTAAAACGGGGTGATAAGCATGTTTTTCCACTGGTACCAGATTGTGGCGAATCCCTGACTGAATGTTGCACCTGTCTGTGCTACAGGCATTTCTGCATGTGTGCCTACACCAAAAGCCTGACCAATCATTATGTACCATTTGAATTTACGCTCACCTCTGAAATAGGCGTCGCTTGTTTTTGTCTTTCTTGCCATCCAGAGGCCGAAAGCCGTAATTGAAATGAAATATCCGAATAAGACTATATAATCAATTGTACTCATATGAAGTAGTTTGTTGTAAAATTTAAATCCATAACCTCAAAGGTCACAAAGGTTATTCGCAAAGGTCACAAAGGAATTAGGCTATCTTTGTGTTCTTTGAGCCTTCTTTGTGTGCTTTGTGGTTAAAAAAGAGTCCGGTTAATTGTATTTAAATACAGTTTTTCCACTTAGTATTGTTTGTTTAATATGTATTTGGTTTTCTACTAATTCGAATAATATAATATCGGCTCTTTTGCCTTTTTCGAGTGTTCCAAGTGAATTCAGTCTGTAGAGACGGGCGACATTTTCCGAGGCCATCTTAATTGCATCAGAAAGTGAATAGCCGGCCAGTTTCATTATATTCTCAACACCCTTCTTCAAAGGGAAAGAGGCACCTGCAAGACAGTTCAGCTCTTCATTGATTAGCATCCCATCGTCTTTCAGTAAGACATCAGCTCCAAGGAATAAGTACCGGCCGGGCACCATTCCAGCGAGATAAATAACATCAGAAGTAAGAATTATATTATCAGTTCCCTTGACTTTGCAGAACACTTTGATCTCATCGGCAGTAAGATGATGGCCATCAGCAATTATTGATGGTGTGAGTTTTTCGTTCGCCAGCTGAGGCCATAACGGATTATTATGCCTGTGAATTAAGTTTGCACATCCGTTTCCCAGATGAGTTGAAATTGTTGCACCATTATCAACCGCCCTGTTAATCTTATCTGCGGATGCATTGCTATGACCAATTGCAACGATTATACCATTTCCGGTGCATTCCTTAATGAACTCCATTGCACCTTCAAGTTCCGGAGCTACTGTTACCTGTATTATCCTTCCGCCTGATGCCTTTTGATATTCAGAGAACTCTTTAAAAGATGGTTTTCGCATGTATTGTTCCGGATGACAGCCTCTGTATCCTTCAACAGGTGACAGGTACGGTCCCTCGAGATGAAATCCTGGGATTGATTTACGAAGCTGTTCATCGGCCTTACATGCTTCACCAAGTATTGTTAAATTTTTAACAATATTCTCATGACTGTTTGTAATAACTGTTGGAATGAAAGAGGTAACTCCCTCACTCCAGATTGCTTGTGCAGCAGTAAGTAAATCATTATCATTCAATCTGTTTCCTGAGAAATCTATACCAGCGTACCCGTTAATCTGATTATCAATTAATCCGGGTGCCACATATAATTTAGTCTGCTGATTACTGAGTACTTTTATCTCTTGGATTTCAGTAATGATCC
Proteins encoded:
- the nagA gene encoding N-acetylglucosamine-6-phosphate deacetylase gives rise to the protein MERVRKKSDDDILLSGIEGIHYSNGKPVRLEVKNGIITEIQEIKVLSNQQTKLYVAPGLIDNQINGYAGIDFSGNRLNDNDLLTAAQAIWSEGVTSFIPTVITNSHENIVKNLTILGEACKADEQLRKSIPGFHLEGPYLSPVEGYRGCHPEQYMRKPSFKEFSEYQKASGGRIIQVTVAPELEGAMEFIKECTGNGIIVAIGHSNASADKINRAVDNGATISTHLGNGCANLIHRHNNPLWPQLANEKLTPSIIADGHHLTADEIKVFCKVKGTDNIILTSDVIYLAGMVPGRYLFLGADVLLKDDGMLINEELNCLAGASFPLKKGVENIMKLAGYSLSDAIKMASENVARLYRLNSLGTLEKGKRADIILFELVENQIHIKQTILSGKTVFKYN